The following are encoded in a window of Hippoglossus hippoglossus isolate fHipHip1 chromosome 23, fHipHip1.pri, whole genome shotgun sequence genomic DNA:
- the pmch gene encoding pro-MCH, with product MISVSSVVFTLVLFSELNSPLVTVASPTTKVEDGVIEPDGLSSFLGDEPMIEQAMVPPVYRGSLMLDNSIRDGEGNPKIFIISDMRQKGHGIRGLNSGLTRSLPLLADHKLSHTPAGYSFKMDRRDTDFNMLRCMIGRVYRPCWESSSGT from the exons ATGATCTCAGTCTCCTCTGTCGTTTTTACTCTGGTGCTGTTTTCTGAGCTGAACAGCCCCTTGGTGACTGTAGCTTCACCTACGACTAAAGTAGAAGATGGTGTAATAGAGCCAGACGGCCTGAGTTCCTTTCTGGGTGACGAACCCATGATCGAGCAGGCCATGGTCCCGCCTGTGTACAGAGGAAGCCTCATGCTGGACAACAGCATCAGGGATGGAGAGGGGAACCCTAAGATCTTCATCATCTCG GACATGAGGCAGAAGGGACACGGGATTCGGGGGCTGAACTCGGGCCTCACCCGGAGCCTTCCTCTCCTCGCGGACCACAAGCTGAGCCACACTCCGGCCGGGTACAGTTTCAAAATGGATCGAAGAGACACCGACTTCAACA TGCTGCGGTGCATGATAGGACGAGTGTACCGACCCTGCTGGGAATCTTCCAGCGGCACCTGA